In the genome of Botrytis cinerea B05.10 chromosome 5, complete sequence, one region contains:
- the Bctfb1 gene encoding Bctfb1, which yields MAPPAQGLAVYKKKDGTLSISKDEKSIQWLPLKADGGGATVTIAVADITNLQQTPETAAKVMLKVFEKSANSPESVTHLFHFNSPANPRGEANAIKDALTNLISALKAADSNVPNANGSGPASAAMAMASAVASKPDSGNARFYDDAQLKTDIELQQSLMKKDPALQRTYMEARRTKPDTISDSQFNSQFWSARTNLLRAHAVESSQKRGPYNVLSAVKPRQVDGELKMNISAEQVQLIFSQHPLVKRVYDENVPKLNEMDFWSRFFLSRLFKKLKGERISEQDSLDPTFDRYLNANTDDGLDRRLLSTHIPHIIDLEGNEENQGGIRAGNRKDFTMRPEASGKVPIVRTLNSLSEKIMAHVAPSDVDPADPIGMDEETFNSLALRDLQGDAEENRIMLNIKEQSQFLSSEKSAISEEAALYAKQIPSDVLLGLQSDLDLTLMGADSAGGLDLRTAIGVNEESDSEEEEEQKTRHVGSKSSLMDAQKQIFEGIAARRTEIDGSNTTSALAGLSQKLFDRLTLTHATTVEFLHHFWLLFLSGDPDRAGELAKMVETLDRAMDRINAVAADAEHERDEIIERQKAHLRDVWEKTGKKIKWNPDSVGGGSKVVREMMQPTIKTLEKASREYRKALAAEGVEGT from the exons ATGGCGCCACCTGCTCAAGGACTCGCCGTatacaagaaaaaagatggGACGTTGAGCATATCCAAAGACGAAAAGTCAATTCAATGGTTACCTTTGAAGGCGGATGGAGGGGGAGCTACAGTGACTATTGCGGTAGCAGATATTACCA ATTTGCAGCAGACACCCGAAACCGCTGCAAAGGTAATgttgaaagtttttgaaaagtctGCGAATTCCCCGGAATCAGTGACccatcttttccatttcaattcCCCTGCAAATCCACGTGGGGAAGCGAATGCTATCAAAGATGCCTTGACAAATTTGATTAGTGCATTGAAAGCGGCGGATTCAAATGTGCCCAATGCAAATGGTTCTGGGCCTGCTTCGGCAGCCATGGCAATGGCAAGCGCCGTAGCATCAAAGCCTGATTCTGGGAATGCCAGATTTTATGATGATGCTCAGTTAAAGACGGACATCGAGTTGCAACAATCACTTATGAAGAAGGATCCAGCATTGCAACGAACCTATATGGAAGCAAGACGGACCAAGCCAGACACGATATCAGATTCCCAGTTTAATTCTCAATTTTGGTCTGCACGAACAAACCTTTTGCGAGCTCATGCAGTTGAATCGAGCCAAAAAAGGGGTCCTTACAATGTCTTGTCTGCCGTAAAACCACGTCAAGTCGATGGAGAGCTGAAGATGAATATCAGTGCGGAGCAAGTCCAACTAATTTTCAGTCAACATCCACTGGTCAAGAGAGTTTACGACGAAAATGTCCCTAAACTCAATGAGATGGATTTTTGGTCGAGGTTTTTCCTCAGTCGTCTATTCAAAAAACTCAAGGGGGAGCGCATTAGTGAACAAGATAGTCTTGACCCTACTTTTGATAGGTATTTGAATGCCAATACTGACGATGGACTCGATCGAAGACTCCTATCTACTCACATTCCTCATATTATCGATCTTGAGGGCAATGAAGAGAATCAAGGGGGTATCAGAGCAGGCAATCGAAAGGACTTTACAATGCGACCTGAAGCATCAGGAAAAGTACCAATTGTTCGAACCCTCAATAGCTTGAGCGAGAAAATCATGGCTCATGTTGCCCCATCTGATGTAGACCCCGCAGATCCTATCGGTATGGATGAGGAaacattcaattctttggCATTAAGAGATCTTCAAGGCGATGCAGAAGAGAACAGAATCATGCTCAACATCAAAGAACAGAGCCAGTTTCTTTCAAGTGAAAAGTCTGCCATATCTGAAGAAGCCGCTCTCTATGCAAAGCAAATACCTTCTGATGTTTTGCTTGGCCTGCAATCTGATCTCGACCTCACATTAATGGGCGCTGACTCCGCTGGCGGCTTAGACCTGCGGACAGCTATCGGAGTCAATGAAGAGAGCGACagcgaggaggaggaagagcaGAAGACTCGTCATGTCGGTAGCAAAAGCAGTCTGATGGATGcccaaaaacaaattttTGAAGGCATCGCGGCACGACGGACAGAAATAGATGGTTCCAATACCACGTCAGCGTTAGCTGGTTTATcgcaaaagctttttgacAGATTGACACTGACACATGCCACTACTGTCGAATTCCTTCATCATTTCTGGCTTTTATTCCTTTCAGGAGATCCAGACCGAGCAGGTGAGCTTGCAAAGATGGTTGAGACACTCGATAGAGCCATGGATCGGATTAATGCAGTCGCGGCTGATGCCGAACatgaaagagatgagattatCGAGAGACAGAAGGCACATCTAAGGGATGTTTGGGAGAAGACggggaagaaaataaagtgGAACCCTGATTCCGTTGGTGGAGGCTCAAAAGTAGTCAGAGAGATGATGCAACCTACCATTAAAACTTTAGAGAAGGCATCTAGGGAATATCGAAAGGCGTTAGCGGCTGAAGGTGTTGAGGGAACTTAA
- the Bckgd1 gene encoding Bckgd1: MLRTSLRQSSSQLLRGGCSARTLCTTSRSPLSISNVTSKSALSSKRRSLAIISQKRHESTTASATDLNDSFLSGNTANYIDEMYMQWKEDPSSVHISWQVYFRNMESGDMPMSQAFTPPPTLVPTPTGGVPSFLPGLGGAEGSEVTNHLKVQLLCRAYQARGHHKADIDPLGIRREAEEFGYSKPKELQLEHYQFSEKDLDTEYSLGPGILPHFKKSGREKMTLREIIAACERIYCGSYGVEYIHIPDREQCDWLRARIEVDKPFKYSIDEKRRILDRLIWSSSFESFLATKYPNDKRFGLEGCETLVPGMKALIDRSVDFGVKDIVIGMPHRGRLNVLSNVVRKPNESIFSEFGGSAAAEDEGSGDVKYHLGMNFERPTPSGKRVQLSLVANPSHLEAEDPVVLGKTRAIQHYNNDEKDHKTAMGVLLHGDAAFAAQGIVYECLGFHSLPAYSTGGTIHLVVNNQIGFTTDPRFARSTAYCTDIAKSIDAPVFHVNADDVEAVNYVCQLAADWRAEFQRDVVIDLVCYRKHGHNETDQPSFTQPLMYKRIQKHKSQIDIYIDQLLKDGSFTKEDIDEHRKWVWGMLEESFAKSKDYQPTSKEWTTSAWNGFKSPKELATEVLPHNPTGVPAHTLEHIATTIGSYPEDFNVHRNLKRILTNRIKTVSEGQNIDWSTAEALAFGTLVGEGHHVRVSGQDVERGTFSQRHAVFHDQENEKTYTPLQHISKDQGKFVVSNSSLSEFGCLGFEYGYSLSSPDALVMWEAQFGDFANNAQCIIDQFVASGEVKWMQRSGLVMSLPHGYDGQGPEHSSGRMERYLQLCNEDPRIFPSPEKLERQHQDCNMQIAYMTSPSNLFHILRRQMNRQFRKPLIIFFSKSLLRHPIARSPIEEFTGDSQFRWIIPDAEHGKSINEPEQIERVILCTGQVYAALSKYRADNNIKDTAFTRIEQLNPFPWQQLKENLDMYPNAKTIVWCQEEPLNAGAWSFTQPRIETLLNNTQYHDRKHVMYAGRDPSASVATGLKASHTKEEAKLLETAFSVTQDKLKGE, translated from the exons ATGCTTCGAACTTCACTGAGGCAATCGAGCAGCCAGCTCCTGAGAGGTGGCTGCTCTGCCAGAACTTTGTGCACAACCTCAAGATCAcctctctccatctcgaATGTCACATCGAAATCCGCCCTCTCGTCGAAACGACGTTCTCTTGCTATCATTTCCCAGAAGAGACATGAATCGACTACTGCAAGTGCCACAGATCTAAATGACAGCTTTTTGTCCGGAAACACCGCAAATTACATTGATGAGATGTATATGCAATGGAAGGAAGACCCATCAAGCGTGCATATATCTTGGCAGGTTTACTTCAGGAATATGGAGAGTGGTGATATGCCAATGTCGCAAGCTTTCACCCCTCCCCCAACTTTGGTTCCCACACCTACCGGAGGCGTCCCAAGTTTCTTGCCAGGCTTAGGTGGCGCAGAGGGATCAGAAGTCACAAATCACTTGAAGGTTCAGTTGTTGTGCCGTGCATATCAAGCTCGTGGTCATCACAAGGCAGATATTGATCCTCTCGGAATCAGACGCGAGGCTGAGGAATTTGGTTACAGCAAACCCAAGGAGCTCCAACTCGAACATTATCAATTCTCGGAAAAGGATCTGGATACCGAATACTCCCTTGGTCCTGGTATTTTGCCACATTTCAAGAAATCCGGTCGTGAGAAGATGACCCTGCGCGAAATCATTGCGGCATGCGAACGTATCTACTGTGGTTCGTATGGTGTCGAATATATCCACATCCCCGACAGAGAACAATGTGATTGGTTACGAGCTCGAATTGAGGTTGACAAGcctttcaaatattcaattgatgaGAAGCGCAGAATCTTGGATCGTTTGATCTGGAGTTCAAGTTTCGAAAGTTTCTTGGCTACCAAATACCCCAACGACAAGCGTTTCGGTTTAGAAGGTTGTGAGACCTTGGTTCCTGGTATGAAAGCCTTGATCGACAGAAGTGTCGATTTCGGCGTCAAAGACATCGTTATTGGAATGCCTCATCGTGGTCGCTTGAATGTTCTCAGTAACGTTGTCAGAAAACCAAACGAGTCAATCTTCAGTGAATTCGGTGGTTCCGCCGCTGCTGAGGATGAAGGTTCCGGTGATGTTAAGTACCATTTGGGAATGAACTTTGAGCGACCAACTCCTTCTGGCAAACGTGTACAACTTTCCTTGGTCGCCAACCCCTCCCATCTCGAAGCTGAAGATCCTGTGGTGCTCGGCAAAACTCGGGCTATCCAGCATTACAACAATGATGAAAAGGACCACAAGACTGCTATGGGTGTTCTCCTTCACGGTGATGCCGCCTTTGCTGCCCAAGGTATTGTATACGAATGTTTGGGTTTCCACTCTTTGCCCGCATACTCTACAGGTGGTACAATCCACTTGGTTGTCAACAATCAAATTGGTTTCACTACCGATCCACGTTTCGCTCGATCAACAGCTTACTGTACCGACATTGCCAAGTCAATTGATGCACCTGTCTTCCATGTTAATGCTGATGACGTTGAGGCTGTCAACTACGTTTGTCAATTGGCTGCTGATTGGCGTGCTGAGTTCCAACGCGATGTTGTCATTGATCTCGTTTGTTACAGAAAGCATGGCCACAACGAAACCGATCAACCTTCGTTCACACAACCTTTGATGTACAAGCGCATTCAAAAGCACAAGTCCCAAATTGACATTTACATTGATCAACTTCTCAAGGACGGTAGCTTCACCaaggaagatattgatgagCACCGAAAGTGGGTTTGGGGAATGTTGGAGGAGAGCTTCGCCAAGAGCAAGGATTATCAACCAACATCAAAGGAGTGGACCACCTCCGCTTGGAACGGTTTCAAATCGCCAAAGGAACTTGCTACCGAAGTCCTTCCACACAACCCCACTGGTGTACCAGCCCACACTTTGGAGCACATTGCTACAACAATCGGTTCATATCCAGAGGACTTTAACGTCCACCGTAACCTCAAGCGTATCTTGACTAACCGTATCAAGACTGTAAGTGAGGGACAAAACATCGACTGGTCAACTGCCGAAGCTCTTGCATTCGGAACTCTCGTCGGCGAAGGTCACCACGTCCGTGTTTCTGGTCAAGATGTTGAGCGTGGTACTTTCTCTCAAAGACACGCCGTCTTCCACGATCAAGAGAACGAGAAAACCTACACACCTCTTCAACATATCAGCAAGGATCAAGGCAAATTCGTCGTTTCTAACTCTTCGTTGAGTGAGTTCGGTTGTCTTGGTTTCGAATATGGTTACTCCTTGTCTTCACCAGATGCTCTCGTCATGTGGGAAGCTCAATTCGGTGATTTCGCTAACAATGCTCAATGTATCATCGATCAATTCGTCGCTTCTGGTGAGGTTAAGTGGATGCAAAGATCTGGTCTCGTCATGTCATTACCTCACGGTTATGATGGACAAGGACCTGAGCATTCTTCTGGCCGTATGGAGAGATATCTTCAACTCTGTAACGAAGACCCTCGTATCTTCCCTTCGCCAGAGAAGCTCGAGCGTCAACACCAAGATTGCAACATGCAAATTGCTTATATGACATCACCATCTAACTTGTTCCACATCTTGAGAAGACAGATGAACAGACAATTCAGAAAAC CtcttatcattttcttctccaaatctctcCTCCGTCATCCTATTGCTCGTTCgccaattgaagaattcaCTGGTGACTCGCAATTCCGCTGGATTATTCCTGATGCTGAACATGGCAAATCTATCAACGAGCCTGAGCAAATCGAGCGTGTTATCCTTTGCACAGGACAAGTTTATGCCGCCTTGAGCAAATACCGCGCCGACAACAACATCAAGGACACTGCCTTTACTCGTATCGAACAACTCAACCCCTTCCCATGGCAACAACTGAAAGAGAACCTTGACATGTACCCCAATGCCAAGACCATTGTTTGGTGTCAAGAAGAACCTCTCAATGCCGGTGCATGGAGCTTCACCCAACCTAGAATCGAAACCTTGTTGAACAACACTCAATACCATGACAGAAAGCACGTTATGTACGCAGGTAGAGATCCAAGCGCCAGTGTGGCTACTGGTCTTAAGGCTAGTCACACTAAGGAAGAAGCAAAGTTGTTGGAAACTGCTTTCTCTGTTACTCAAGACAAATTGAAGGGAGAATAG
- the Bcrpo21 gene encoding Bcrpo21 — MANLNFAHSDAPLRTIQEIQFGLFSPEEIKNMSVCHILYPETMDESKMKPREQGLNDPRLGSIDRQFKCATCDQNMSECPGHFGHIELAKPVYHPGFLKKTKKLLEMVCHNCGKVKLDRSNPAYKAAVSIRDPKRRFEAIWKLCKVKMVCESDVQMNEEEFNGDPKEAAKKSHGGCGNIQPEVRQTALALWGTWKAPKDEDGEAVQPDKRQITPEMALNVFRSMTTAEIQDVGLNADYARPEWMVITVLPVPPPPVRPSISMDGTGQGMRGEDDLTYKLGDIIRANGNVRQAQQEGSPQHILQDFETLLQYHVATYMDNDIAGQPPALQKSGRPVKSIRARLKGKEGRLRGNLMGKRVDFSARTVITGDPNLSLDEVGVPRSIARILTYPETVTPLNIDKLHQLVKNGPDEHPGAKYVIRSDGTRIDLRHHKRAGAISLEYGWKVERHIVDGDFIIFNRQPSLHKESMMGHRVRVMPYSTFRLNLSVTSPYNADFDGDEMNLHVPQTYETRAEVMNLCMVPLNIVSPQRNGPLMGIVQDTLAGVYKICRRDVFITKEHLMNILLWVPDWDGVIPQPAILKPRPRWTGKQIVSLIIPKIVNSYNASKDKEHLHAPLNDDGCLIQEGQLMYGLMAKKNVGASGNGIVHIVFNEQGPDAAMAFFNGCQRVINYWLLHNGFSIGIGDTIPNKETIEQIEKAIAKQKAEVTELVEKATSNELESLPGMNVRETFESQVSKALNEARNTAGTKTEDGLLDINNAVQMARSGSKGSTINISQMSALVGQQSVEGKRIPFGFKYRTLPHFTKDDYSPESRGFVENSYLRGLTPTEFFFHAMAGREGLIDTAVKTAETGYIQRRLVKALEDVMAKYDGTVRNSLGDIVQFVYGEDGLDGVIFENQKMDHINISNKAFNDLFKLEVMSERISTDVLEHANELYGDLETQQLLDTEFAALEEDRRLLRDFVHSRTKEKDDDHFQLPLNIIRIIDSAKRLFKTDDGKRSDLHPRDVIPRVQQLLDRMIIVRGTDELSVEAQYNATIFIKAQFRSRLAYKRIALGMHLNKLAFEHILGELESRFTRALVNPGEMVGVLAAQSIGEPATQMTLNTFHFTGISSKNVTLGVPRLKEILNIAPNIKTPSMIVYQDGANANQETAKLLRSAVEHTTLRSVTYATEIYHDPDIQSTTIEDDVDMVESYFIIPEEHHDSPDNQSRWLLRLILDRQKMLDKGLKVDDVAIKIKENYPKDLAVIFSDNNAEQQVIRIRMIKQSDSKYDDDDIEEDIMLKRLEAHILDTLTLRGVLGIDRAFLNKDVKLFEKPDGRLVASREDKDCEEWYLDTSGTSLKDVLIVPGVDPRRTYSNHFIQVFEVFGIEAARSALMRELTMVLAFDGSYVNHRHLALLTDIMTSRGHLMAITRHGINRADTGALMRCSFEETVEILLEAAAVGELDDCRGISENVMLGQLAPMGTGEMDVLLDPKMLETVISDNSRMGLMAGIPVKGSEGGAATPYDGQSPLNEGGYLGTPDYGAQFSPIQSAGSDTPSGFATEYSGLGGMSPYAAGSRSPGGGYSPTSPFNASPSSPNFSPSSPGYSPTSPMMGGGASPGYAVSPRFSPVSPAFTPTSPAYSPTSPSFVSPTSPSYSPTSPNYSPTSPNIHGSPTSPSYSPTSPSYSPTSPNYSPTSPNYAGNKVSPGSGLSPTSPVYSPTSPNWSPSSPQHQGNSTSPKYSPTSPSYSPTSPNFSPTSPRGGNN; from the exons ATGGCGAATCTTAATTTTGCGCATTCAGATGCGCCTTTGCGAACTATCCAGGAGATACAGTTTGGTCTCTTCTCTCCTGAAGAGATCAAAAATATGAGTGTCTGTCATATTTTGTACCCCGAGACCATGGATGAAAGTAAGATGAAGCCGAGAGAGCAAGGTCTCAATGATCCCCGACTCGGGTCTATCGATAGACAATTTAAGTGTGCTACTTGTGATCAAAATATGTCGGAATGTCCTGGTCATTTTGGCCACATCGAATTGGCCAAACCTGTTTACCATCCTGGTTTCTTGAAAAAGACAAAGAAGCTTTTGGAAATGGTCTGCCACAACTGTGGTAAAGTTAAACTAGACAGG AGCAATCCAGCTTACAAGGCAGCTGTTTCCATTCGTGATCCCAAGCGCAGATTCGAAGCTATATGGAAGCTCTGCAAGGTCAAGATGGTTTGTGAGAGTGATGTACAGATGAACGAAGAGGAGTTCAATGGAGATCCAAAAGAAGCTGCCAAAAAATCGCATGGAGGATGTGGTAATATTCAGCCCGAAGTTCGTCAAACTGCTTTGGCTCTGTGGGGTACATGGAAGGCACCcaaggatgaagatggagaggcTGTACAACCTGATAAGAGACAAATCACTCCGGAAATGGCTCTCAACGTCTTTCGCAGCATGACAACTGCTGAAATTCAGGATGTCGGATTGAATGCAGATTATGCTCGTCCTGAGTGGATGGTCATCACTGTTCTTCCAGTACCACCACCGCCCGTTCGACCAAGTATTTCCATGGATGGTACTGGTCAAGGTATGCGAGGAGAGGACGATTTGACCTACAAGTTGGGTGATATCATTCGTGCCAATGGTAATGTCCGTCAAGCACAACAGGAAGGATCGCCTCAGCACATTCTGCaggattttgaaactttgtTACAATATCACGTCGCAACTTACATGGATAACGATATTGCCGGTCAACCACCCGCACTGCAGAAGTCAGGTAGACCTGTCAAGTCTATTCGTGCTCGTCTCAAGGGTAAGGAAGGTCGTCTTCGTGGAAATTTGATGGGAAAGCGTGTCGACTTCTCTGCCCGTACTGTCATTACTGGTGATCCCAACCTTTCTCTTGATGAGGTTGGAGTTCCTCGCAGTATCGCAAGAATCCTCACATATCCAGAGACCGTTACACCATTGAACATCGATAAATTGCATCAACTTGTCAAGAATGGCCCGGATGAGCACCCTGGTGCCAAATATGTCATCAGATCTGATGGTACGCGTATTGATCTTCGCCATCACAAGCGCGCAGGTGCAATTTCACTTGAGTATGGTTGGAAGGTTGAGAGACATATCGTTGATGGTGACTTCATTATCTTCAATCGTCAACCATCCTTGCACAAGGAGTCTATGATGGGTCACAGAGTTCGAGTTATGCCTTATTCCACTTTCCGTCTCAACTTGTCTGTTACTTCGCCATATAACGCAGATTtcgatggagatgaaatgaacTTGCATGTTCCGCAAACTTACGAGACTCGTGCTGAGGTCATGAATCTTTGTATGGTGCCACTTAATATTGTTTCGCCTCAGAGAAACGGTCCTCTCATGGGTATCGTTCAAGATACACTTGCTGGTGTTTACAAAATCTGCAGAAGAGATGTTTTCATCACAAAAGAACATTTGATGAACATCTTGTTGTGGGTTCCAGATTGGGACGGTGTCATTCCTCAGCCAGCTATTCTCAAGCCACGCCCCAGATGGACCGGAAAGCAAATTGTCAGTTTGATCATTCCTAAGATCGTGAATTCCTACAATGCCAGCAAGGACAAAGAGCATCTACACGCGCCATTGAACGATGACGGTTGTTTGATCCAAGAAGGACAGCTTATGTATGGTCTGATGGCTAAGAAGAACGTCGGTGCCTCTGGAAACGGTATTGTCCACATTGTTTTCAACGAGCAGGGTCCAGACGCTGCAATGGCTTTCTTTAACGGCTGTCAACGAGTCATAAATTATTGGCTTCTTCACAATGGTTTCAGTATCGGTATTGGTGACACTATTCCCAACAAGGAGACAATTGAACAAATCGAGAAGGCTATTGCCAAACAGAAGGCCGAAGTCACAGAGCTTGTCGAGAAGGCTACCAGTAACGAACTTGAATCCCTTCCTGGTATGAACGTTCGTGAAACCTTCGAATCCCAAGTTTCCAAGGCTTTGAACGAGGCTCGTAACACAGCTGGTACAAAGACCGAGGATGGTTTGTTGGATATCAACAATGCTGTACAAATGGCCCGCTCTGGTTCTAAAGGTTCcactatcaatatttctcaGATGTCTGCCCTTGTAGGACAACAATCTGTCGAAGGTAAACGTATTCCTTTTGGTTTCAAATATCGTACTCTTCCACATTTCACCAAGGACGATTATTCGCCAGAATCCAGAGGTTTTGTTGAGAATTCGTATTTGAGAGGTCTCACCCCAACGGAGTTCTTCTTCCACGCCATGGCTGGTCGTGAAGGTTTGATCGATACCGCAGTCAAGACTGCAGAAACTGGATACATTCAACGTCGTCTCGTCAAAGCTCTTGAGGATGTCATGGCTAAATATGACGGCACTGTCCGTAACTCGCTCGGTGATATTGTTCAATTCGTCTATGGTGAGGATGGTCTCGATGGTGTCATTTTCGAGAACCAGAAAATGGATCATATCAACATCAGTAATAAGGCATTCAATGACCTCTTCAAACTTGAAGTTATGTCTGAGCGTATCTCAACCGATGTCTTGGAGCACGCAAACGAACTTTACGGAGACCTCGAGACCCAGCAACTCCTTGATACAGAGTTTGCTGCTCTCGAAGAAGACAGAAGACTCCTCCGAGATTTTGTACACTCCCGAACGAAGGAGAAGGATGACGAccacttccaacttccattGAATATCATTCGTATTATTGACAGCGCAAAGAGATTATTCAAGACCGATGACGGAAAGCGTAGTGACTTGCACCCTAGAGATGTCATTCCAAGAGTTCAACAATTACTTGATCGCATGATCATCGTCCGTGGTACTGACGAACTTTCCGTTGAAGCTCAATATAATGCCACAATCTTTATCAAGGCTCAATTCCGATCTCGTCTTGCTTATAAACGCATTGCACTCGGTATGCACCTCAACAAGCTTGCGTTTGAACACATCCTTGGTGAGCTTGAGAGTCGTTTCACTAGAGCTTTGGTCAACCCCGGTGAGATGGTTGGTGTGCTTGCTGCGCAGTCTATTGGTGAACCAGCCACACAAATGACCTTGAATACCTTCCATTTCACTGGTATTTCGTCTAAGAACGTTACCCTTGGTGTCCCGCGTCTCAaggaaattttgaatattgctCCAAACATCAAGACACCGTCCATGATTGTTTATCAAGACGGGGCTAATGCCAATCAAGAAACTGCCAAGTTATTGCGTAGTGCTGTTGAGCATACCACCTTGCGCTCCGTTACTTATGCTACCGAGATCTACCACGACCCTGACATTCAATCTACTACCATCGAGGACGATGTTGACATGGTCGAGTCTTATTTCATCATTCCTGAAGAGCATCACGATTCTCCAGATAACCAATCCAGATGGCTTCTTCGTCTTATTCTTGATCGTCAAAAGATGTTGGATAAGGGTCTGAAGGTTGATGATGTCGCtatcaagatcaaggaaaATTACCCTAAGGATTTGGCTGTCATCTTCAGCGACAACAACGCCGAGCAGCAGGTCATTCGTATCAGAATGATCAAGCAGAGCGACTCCAAATACGATGATGACGACATCGAAGAAGACATTATGCTTAAGCGTCTTGAGGCACACATTCTCGATACTTTGACTCTTCGTGGTGTTCTAGGTATCGACAGAGCTTTCTTGAACAAGGATGTCAAACTCTTCGAGAAACCTGACGGTAGATTGGTTGCAAGTAGAGAGGATAAGGACTGTGAAGAATGGTACCTTGACACCAGTGGAACTTCGTTGAAGGACGTTTTGATTGTACCAGGAGTTGATCCTCGACGAACCTATTCCAATCATTTCATTCAGGTTTTTGAGGTCTTCGGTATTGAAGCTGCTAGATCCGCTTTGATGCGCGAATTGACCATGGTGTTGGCTTTCGATGGTTCTTATGTCAACCATCGCCATCTGGCCCTTCTTACTGACATTATGACTTCGCGTGGTCACTTGATGGCTATCACTCGTCACGGTATCAATCGCGCAGACACAGGAGCTCTGATGAGATGTTCTTTCGAAGAGACTGTGGAGATTTTGCTCGAAGCTGCCGCAGTAGGTGAATTGGACGACTGCCGTGGTATTTCTGAAAACGTTATGCTTGGTCAGCTTGCTCCTATGGGAActggagagatggatgtaTTGCTCGATCCAAAGATGCTTGAAACTGTTATCTCTGACAACAGCCGAATGGGTCTTATGGCAGGAATTCCTGTTAAGGGTAGTGAAGGTGGTGCTGCAACTCCTTACGATGGCCAATCTCCACTCAATGAGGGTGGCTATCTCGGTACACCCGATTATGGAGCTCAATTCTCACCTATTCAAAGTGCTGGCTCTGACACACCAAGCGGCTTTGCCACTGAGTATAGTGGCCTTGGTGGCATGAGTCCCTATGCAGCTGGTTCTAGAAGCCCAGGTGGTGGTTATTCCCCAACCAGTCCTTTCAacgcatctccatcttcgcCAAACTTTTCTCCTTCCAGTCCTGGTTACAGTCCAACTTCGCCAATGATGGGAGGTGGTGCAAGCCCTGGATATGCTGTTTCGCCTCGCTTCTCGCCTGTTAGCCCCGCGTTTACACCCACATCTCCTGCTTATAGCCCTACTAGTCCAAGTTTCGTGTCTCCGACTTCGCCTTCGTACAGTCCCACGTCACCAAACTACTCGCCAACCTCTCCAAATATCCATGGATCGCCAACTAGCCCTTCGTACAGTCCAACATCCCCCTCCTATTCACCAACCTCTCCAAATTACAGCCCCACCAGTCCAAACTATGCTGGAAATAAGGTGTCTCCAGGCTCAGGTCTCTCGCCAACCAGTCCTGTATACTCTCCAACCTCTCCAAATTGGAGCCCGTCTTCACCCCAACATCAAGGCAACAGCACTTCTCCAAAATATTCTCCAACCAGTCCTTCTTACTCTCCTACCTCTCCCAACTTTTCTCCAAC ATCTCCTCGTGGTGGAAACAactga